The genomic interval CATGAAGCCGGTCGGGCTGACGCCGCCGGACGGTAGCCGACCGTGGGCGGTGCTCCAGTTGCGCCGCGAGAACCTCGCCAAGACCCACTTCAACCTGGTGGGATTCCAGTCGCGCATGAAGTGGCCCGAGCAACGCCGCGTCTTCGGCCTCATTCCCGGTCTCGAAAACGCCGAGATCGTGCGTTTCGGGCAGATTCACCGCAACACCTTCATCAACGCCCCCACCCACCTCGACCCCTTCTACCGTCTCAAGGCCCGGCCCGAGCTGCGCCTCGCCGGCCAGATCACCGGCGTCGAGGGCTACCTCGAGTCGGCGGCCACGGGCCTGGTGATCGCCCTCTATCTGCACCTCGAGCGCCAAGGGCGAACCCCCACCGCGCTCCCCGCAACCACCGCCCTCGGAGCCCTGGCGCGGCACCTCACGGAGTCGAATCCGAAGCGCTTCCAGCCCGCCAACATCAACTACGGCCTGTTCGACGAGCTCGGCCGGCGAGTTCCCAAGAAGCAGAAGCGCCAAGTCCTCGCCGCACGCGCCCACGGCGCCCTGGCGGCCTGGGCCCAAGTCCAGGGCGTCCCCCACCGACCGATCCCGACCGCACCGGAAGTCCCTCAGGAAACAGCAAGGGTGAACAGCTAGTCGGCCAAACGCTCCAACGCTGCGGTGGGGATGTACCGGGCCCCTCGGGCTCGACGGCGGCGCCGAGGATTCCCGTCGCGGCGACTCAAGGTTGCAACAGAGGAACGCCGCAGCGGACCGGCAGCGGGTTGGGTTCGCGGCTCGACCAACAGGAGCGACCCTCGAAGGAGTCGGCGAACAGCAGGCGGTCGTCACACACCAGCGAAAGGCGATAGGCACCGGCACTGCCGACGGCGCCATCGACGGCGAAGAAGTACTGCTCACCGGCGGTCACCGCCATGGTGACCGTCTCGGCATCGAGACCCGCCTCGGTGCTCGAGTAGAGGCACTGCGAGGCGTCGCAGCCGGTGAACCGGTTGCGCAACACCATCAGGTCGAGGTCGGCAGCGAGCTCATCGAGAGTGACCGTGATCCGGCCGTTGGCTGCCGGCGAGAACACGAAGACGTCCTGACCGGCGCCGTAGTCGCCGCCGTTGCAGGAATAGTCGGCGATTTGATCGAGTGAGGTGGCGGTGGTTTCACCGCTCGCGACACCCCCACAGGCGATCGGCTCGATGGGCACCGTGCAGATTCCCTCCGGTCGCCCACAGTCGAAACTGAAAAAGGTGTTCCCAAGGCCTTCTGTGATGCCGTAGGTGTCGGTCCAGATGAAGGTCTGGAAGTCGTATCTCTCGTCACAACTGGGCAGCAGGACCGGCGCCGACACCAGCACCAGTTGGTCACCGGCCGGCACCAGAACCTCGACCGAACCGGTGCGGTCGATGGCACTCTCGGCGTTGAAGAAGACCCTCAGATCGTTGCCGTTGGGCTGCACCCAGGCATTGAGAGTGACGAAGTTGCGATAGCTGTTCGAGGACCACTCGCCGAACACCACCGGCTCGACCCCGAAGAGCACCGACGGCCAGCAGATCGTGGCGACGAATGCCGAGAGCAAGAA from Acidobacteriota bacterium carries:
- a CDS encoding PPC domain-containing protein, which produces MRGLRWFLLSAFVATICWPSVLFGVEPVVFGEWSSNSYRNFVTLNAWVQPNGNDLRVFFNAESAIDRTGSVEVLVPAGDQLVLVSAPVLLPSCDERYDFQTFIWTDTYGITEGLGNTFFSFDCGRPEGICTVPIEPIACGGVASGETTATSLDQIADYSCNGGDYGAGQDVFVFSPAANGRITVTLDELAADLDLMVLRNRFTGCDASQCLYSSTEAGLDAETVTMAVTAGEQYFFAVDGAVGSAGAYRLSLVCDDRLLFADSFEGRSCWSSREPNPLPVRCGVPLLQP